One Alicyclobacillus acidoterrestris DNA window includes the following coding sequences:
- a CDS encoding VOC family protein: protein MLQFDHLLHAVHSPEAVRQAFTDAFGLTTVDGGTHPQWGTYNTLCYLGLPYIEWIGVRDEATAAQTEFGARVLAALRVAESPVQFALRTSKMDQVAEFWRAKGCAFDGPVEASRKRPDGTILSWRMLFPKQPLGRGFQLPFLIEWGEPDEVRMQSLVDSGALPKEQPYHLGAVHSVVESLTAFQARWAEYFPVPLLPVKDPVRGQGLVAHLGDVDVYFWEPRAQEAARVLALHGERPFELVLRARRGVDETFVEGRQLLYGLSVRVIRGE, encoded by the coding sequence ATGTTGCAGTTTGATCACCTCTTGCACGCGGTGCACAGCCCTGAGGCGGTGCGCCAGGCGTTTACGGACGCTTTTGGGCTCACGACGGTGGACGGTGGCACACATCCGCAGTGGGGAACCTACAACACCCTTTGTTATCTAGGGTTGCCGTATATTGAGTGGATTGGCGTACGGGATGAAGCGACAGCTGCGCAGACGGAATTTGGTGCGCGCGTCCTCGCGGCGCTGCGCGTAGCAGAATCTCCCGTGCAGTTCGCGCTGCGGACCTCCAAGATGGATCAGGTGGCCGAGTTTTGGCGGGCCAAGGGGTGTGCGTTTGACGGCCCAGTCGAGGCTTCACGCAAGCGCCCGGATGGCACGATTCTCTCGTGGCGAATGCTGTTTCCGAAGCAGCCGCTGGGTCGCGGTTTTCAATTGCCGTTTCTCATTGAGTGGGGGGAGCCGGACGAGGTGCGCATGCAATCGCTCGTGGACAGTGGGGCGCTCCCGAAAGAGCAACCGTATCATCTGGGCGCTGTCCATTCGGTGGTTGAGTCCTTGACGGCTTTTCAGGCGCGGTGGGCCGAATATTTTCCGGTGCCTCTTTTGCCTGTAAAGGATCCGGTGCGCGGGCAGGGCTTGGTCGCGCACCTCGGTGACGTGGACGTTTATTTTTGGGAGCCGCGTGCGCAGGAGGCGGCACGCGTGCTGGCGCTGCACGGTGAGCGGCCGTTTGAACTGGTGTTGCGTGCGCGCCGTGGCGTAGATGAGACGTTTGTGGAGGGTAGGCAGCTACTCTATGGCTTGTCGGTTCGCGTGATACGTGGCGAGTAG
- a CDS encoding thioredoxin domain-containing protein, with the protein MAHESFEDDEVAKFLNEHYVAIKVDREERPDIDHVYMTYCQALTGEGGWPLTVVMTPDGHPFFAGTYSPKTSRYGRPGLIDILQQLADKWANEGERIREASADITRRMQPIFAAAPATFEPRQAVDKAFEQLSARFDPEYGGFSDAPKFPSFHQLMFLLRYHRFTGDAEALTMATTTMNGIIRGGIHDHVGGGLSRYSTDALWRIPHFEKMLYDNALGVLTATELYQVTTDETYRTFIRRTMSYLSREMMSEEGAFYAAQDADSEGQEGRFYVWRPDEVEAALGEELAPLYCDFYDITEEGNFEGYSVPNRIDVDVASFAASNGLTADELWAKLDAANEVLLEWRAHRTPPGTDDKVLTAWNALMIAACAKAGAVLGDAEYIGNAVRAVSFVEEHLVRHDGRLLARYREGEAGILAYADDYAYLVWAYLELYQATLDAYYLRRAMHWQMRMNELFWDDEQGGYFLAGKDAERLIAAPKTAYDGATPSANSVAAYNLVRLYAITGEAHLAEQVDQLFAAFGEFLNEAPAEHLYLLMAGMLVEAGSTEVVFAEAHGDNEVAAFLECWHEVFAPEAVVLKPGARVSEAQVYPVEGGETTLYVCRHFACERPVHDWRTAIAHVRVNPPQLR; encoded by the coding sequence ATGGCACATGAGTCATTTGAAGACGACGAAGTTGCAAAGTTTCTCAACGAGCATTACGTGGCGATTAAGGTGGATAGAGAAGAGCGTCCAGATATCGATCACGTCTATATGACCTACTGCCAGGCGCTCACCGGCGAGGGCGGCTGGCCGCTCACGGTGGTCATGACGCCGGATGGGCACCCGTTTTTCGCTGGGACGTATTCTCCGAAAACTTCGCGTTACGGTCGGCCAGGGCTGATTGACATCCTGCAGCAGTTGGCGGATAAGTGGGCGAACGAGGGAGAGCGGATTCGCGAGGCGAGCGCGGACATCACGCGCCGTATGCAGCCGATTTTTGCGGCGGCGCCAGCGACGTTTGAGCCGCGGCAAGCGGTGGACAAGGCGTTTGAGCAGCTATCGGCACGCTTTGACCCGGAGTATGGCGGGTTTAGTGATGCGCCTAAGTTTCCGTCGTTCCACCAATTGATGTTTTTGTTGCGCTACCACCGCTTTACCGGCGATGCAGAGGCACTCACCATGGCCACGACGACCATGAACGGGATTATCCGGGGTGGCATTCACGATCACGTCGGAGGCGGCTTATCGCGCTATTCGACCGATGCACTATGGCGCATTCCACACTTCGAGAAGATGTTGTACGACAACGCCTTGGGCGTCTTGACGGCGACCGAGTTGTACCAGGTGACGACCGATGAGACGTATCGCACGTTCATCCGGCGCACGATGAGTTATCTCTCGCGCGAGATGATGTCCGAGGAGGGCGCATTTTACGCGGCGCAAGACGCGGATAGTGAAGGGCAGGAAGGGCGGTTTTATGTGTGGCGCCCGGATGAGGTGGAAGCGGCGCTTGGCGAAGAGTTGGCGCCGTTGTATTGCGACTTCTATGACATCACCGAAGAGGGCAACTTCGAGGGCTACAGTGTGCCCAACCGAATTGATGTCGATGTCGCGTCGTTTGCGGCCTCGAATGGACTGACGGCGGATGAGTTGTGGGCGAAATTGGACGCGGCGAACGAAGTGTTGCTCGAATGGCGGGCGCACCGCACGCCGCCAGGCACGGACGACAAGGTGCTGACTGCCTGGAATGCATTGATGATTGCTGCATGCGCCAAGGCAGGTGCGGTGCTTGGCGACGCCGAGTACATTGGCAATGCGGTGCGCGCTGTGTCGTTTGTCGAGGAGCACCTGGTGCGTCACGACGGGCGGTTGTTGGCGCGTTATCGGGAGGGCGAAGCGGGGATTCTCGCGTACGCGGACGATTACGCGTATCTCGTCTGGGCCTATCTCGAATTGTATCAGGCGACGCTGGACGCGTATTACCTGCGTCGGGCGATGCACTGGCAGATGCGGATGAACGAGTTGTTCTGGGACGACGAACAAGGCGGCTACTTCTTGGCAGGCAAAGATGCCGAGCGGTTGATTGCGGCGCCCAAAACCGCTTATGACGGTGCGACGCCGTCCGCCAATTCGGTCGCTGCGTACAACCTCGTGCGTCTCTATGCCATCACTGGCGAGGCGCACCTGGCAGAGCAAGTCGACCAACTGTTCGCTGCGTTTGGCGAGTTTCTGAATGAGGCGCCGGCCGAACATTTATATCTGTTGATGGCGGGGATGTTGGTCGAGGCGGGATCGACCGAAGTGGTGTTCGCAGAAGCGCACGGCGACAACGAGGTGGCCGCGTTTCTCGAATGCTGGCACGAGGTTTTTGCGCCGGAGGCCGTGGTGCTCAAGCCGGGCGCACGCGTTTCGGAGGCACAGGTGTATCCGGTAGAAGGCGGCGAGACGACGCTCTACGTGTGTCGTCACTTCGCTTGTGAGCGGCCTGTACACGATTGGCGAACGGCGATTGCGCATGTGCGGGTGAATCCGCCGCAGTTGCGCTGA
- a CDS encoding AraC family transcriptional regulator translates to MPHLMDYLGKELAELIERHTDREGFQPTEIPFLTFSRYSTPHSSTLNGPPYGLYNPSLCLVAQGAKDVILGDSRFRFGPTNYFVASMDLPIISEVVEASADLPILSCKIEFTPSQILELFSDDDLKRNPRRTSKRSMYVAELDVALLDAVVRLVRLLDSPTDIPVLCPLYTKEILYRILHGEHGDALRQIATDESPTFHIKKAIQHVLCHFQEPLRIETLANIAKMSVPSFHRHFKQITAMSPIQFQKRLRLLEARRLLMSSESDDVAHAAFQVGYESPTQFSREYARMFGYSPRADMKRLKGMN, encoded by the coding sequence ATGCCTCACCTAATGGATTATTTGGGGAAAGAGCTTGCTGAATTGATTGAGCGCCATACCGACAGGGAAGGTTTTCAACCTACTGAAATCCCATTTCTGACTTTCTCGCGTTATAGCACGCCTCACTCGTCCACCTTAAATGGGCCTCCCTATGGACTTTATAACCCTTCACTCTGTCTTGTCGCGCAGGGCGCGAAAGACGTAATACTCGGTGACAGCCGCTTCAGGTTTGGCCCGACGAATTACTTTGTCGCATCTATGGATTTGCCCATTATCAGTGAGGTCGTAGAAGCATCTGCTGATCTTCCAATTTTGTCGTGCAAAATTGAGTTCACACCAAGCCAGATTTTAGAATTATTCAGTGACGACGACCTCAAAAGGAATCCGAGGCGAACGTCCAAACGTAGCATGTACGTGGCCGAACTAGATGTGGCTTTGTTGGATGCTGTCGTGAGGCTGGTTCGTTTGCTAGATTCACCGACTGATATCCCTGTCCTTTGTCCACTTTATACAAAAGAAATTTTGTACAGAATACTTCATGGTGAACATGGCGACGCATTAAGACAAATCGCGACGGACGAGAGTCCCACTTTTCATATCAAAAAGGCAATTCAACACGTCCTATGCCACTTCCAGGAACCCTTACGCATTGAGACTCTGGCGAATATCGCCAAGATGAGTGTCCCGTCATTTCATAGGCATTTTAAGCAAATAACCGCCATGAGCCCGATTCAGTTTCAAAAGCGACTGCGGCTTTTGGAAGCCAGACGTCTATTAATGTCCTCCGAGTCAGATGATGTCGCGCACGCAGCATTTCAAGTTGGCTATGAGAGTCCGACGCAATTCAGCCGTGAGTACGCCCGCATGTTTGGATACTCACCCAGAGCGGATATGAAGCGACTCAAAGGGATGAATTAG
- a CDS encoding PD-(D/E)XK nuclease family transposase has protein sequence MKKSITYAGINQTKKNPIYWSKLYGGQLVESGAYRNLCHTVTINILGFNYVDNDRYHNTFHLREDNTDSS, from the coding sequence TTGAAGAAATCAATAACCTACGCAGGGATAAATCAAACTAAGAAGAACCCTATTTACTGGTCGAAACTGTATGGGGGCCAATTGGTGGAGAGTGGGGCTTATCGAAACCTCTGTCACACAGTGACCATTAACATCTTGGGGTTCAATTATGTTGACAATGACCGTTACCACAATACGTTCCACCTAAGAGAAGACAATACGGACTCATCCTGA
- a CDS encoding DUF1641 domain-containing protein, producing the protein MADSTTAIANGEIDQLGDAEAAIERAKREASEGVVEALYLLQDLEERGVLPLLRALIEQGDDVMRVVLELIKRQEYLGGMKNAVTLLQAVGTVEKNSLNTAMAAVSGGLEAAASTAPKEKFGLYDLLATLQDPDVSRALSFVTSFLKGMGRALGETEAGGAAR; encoded by the coding sequence GTGGCCGATTCAACCACAGCTATCGCAAATGGCGAGATTGACCAGTTGGGCGACGCAGAAGCCGCGATTGAACGCGCGAAACGCGAGGCGTCTGAAGGCGTCGTTGAAGCGCTTTACTTACTGCAGGATTTGGAGGAACGCGGGGTTCTGCCGCTGTTGCGCGCGCTGATTGAACAGGGAGACGACGTCATGCGCGTCGTTTTGGAACTCATCAAACGGCAGGAGTACCTTGGCGGTATGAAAAATGCCGTCACGTTGTTGCAAGCGGTGGGGACCGTTGAGAAAAATTCGCTGAATACCGCAATGGCGGCTGTGTCCGGTGGGCTTGAGGCAGCTGCGTCGACAGCGCCGAAGGAGAAATTCGGCTTGTACGATTTGCTTGCCACGCTGCAAGATCCGGATGTGAGTCGGGCGCTCTCGTTTGTCACGTCATTCCTAAAGGGCATGGGCCGTGCGCTTGGGGAAACAGAGGCTGGAGGCGCAGCGCGATGA
- a CDS encoding aldo/keto reductase, with translation MQYIKLGNTGLEVSPICIGCMGFGDPSKGHPTWALGEEKARALIKYAVEVGINFFDTANMYSQGTSEEIVGKALKDFAKRENVVIATKLCAPMRSGPNAFGLSRKAIMTEIDHSLRRLGTDYIDLYQIHRADPFTPWEETLEALHDLVKMGKVRYLGASTMRTWQFAKALHLQKMNGWTRFVSMQHNYNLIAREEENEMIPLCADEGIQTLVYSPLARGRLARPWGEVTARAEAEPAAAKLYEATAAADQKIIEEIGNIAAERGVSRAEISLAWLYRNPVVAAPIIGSLKTSHIDQAIHSLSITLTDEEAERLEALYTPRVDPMVKNSDPKGIAETAASVGLRVAISPVSR, from the coding sequence ATGCAATATATTAAGTTGGGCAACACCGGCCTTGAAGTGTCGCCGATTTGTATTGGTTGCATGGGGTTTGGAGATCCTTCAAAAGGACATCCTACTTGGGCGCTTGGTGAGGAAAAAGCTCGTGCCTTGATTAAATACGCCGTTGAAGTTGGTATAAACTTCTTTGATACTGCCAATATGTATTCGCAAGGGACGAGCGAGGAGATCGTTGGCAAAGCACTCAAAGATTTTGCGAAACGTGAAAATGTCGTTATCGCCACAAAACTTTGCGCGCCCATGCGCTCAGGTCCCAACGCGTTCGGCCTTTCGCGAAAAGCAATTATGACTGAGATCGATCACAGTTTAAGACGCCTTGGAACCGATTATATCGACCTTTATCAGATCCATCGCGCTGATCCATTTACTCCGTGGGAAGAAACGCTCGAAGCACTCCACGATCTCGTCAAAATGGGGAAGGTGCGCTATTTAGGCGCATCAACAATGAGGACGTGGCAGTTTGCGAAGGCGCTTCATCTCCAAAAAATGAACGGTTGGACTCGGTTTGTATCGATGCAACACAACTACAATTTGATCGCGCGAGAGGAAGAGAATGAAATGATTCCGCTCTGTGCCGACGAAGGTATTCAAACGCTTGTCTATAGTCCTCTTGCTCGCGGTCGATTGGCTCGTCCTTGGGGCGAAGTAACCGCTCGCGCTGAAGCCGAACCGGCGGCTGCTAAGCTGTATGAAGCAACTGCGGCGGCTGATCAGAAGATTATCGAGGAGATTGGTAATATAGCGGCAGAGCGCGGTGTCAGTCGCGCCGAAATTTCGCTTGCCTGGTTATACCGTAACCCAGTTGTGGCAGCGCCTATCATCGGATCGCTCAAAACCAGTCATATCGACCAGGCGATTCACTCACTCTCGATCACCTTGACTGATGAAGAAGCAGAACGGCTAGAAGCATTGTATACGCCTCGCGTCGATCCAATGGTGAAAAATTCTGATCCGAAGGGAATAGCCGAGACGGCGGCATCCGTTGGACTACGTGTCGCAATTTCGCCGGTTTCCAGATGA
- a CDS encoding Rpn family recombination-promoting nuclease/putative transposase — MEKRTLYYWACIFSDQMQKGMAYAELAQTITINILNFRYVKSSNQYHSTFHIYEDTERFPLTDALEIHFMEIPKLLVSWRNHTANPHEDRLVRWLLLLEAADNEEIRNELEEIAMKDPVMKEAFEKWEDISRDPHALAEYHSRRMAILDEAAAIRKLSYVNKEHVKKEND; from the coding sequence ATGGAAAAACGCACACTGTATTATTGGGCCTGTATTTTTTCGGATCAGATGCAAAAAGGCATGGCGTATGCAGAGCTTGCCCAAACGATCACAATTAACATCTTGAACTTTCGGTATGTCAAATCATCCAATCAATATCATTCAACGTTTCACATATATGAAGATACCGAGCGGTTTCCGCTCACTGACGCATTGGAGATCCACTTCATGGAGATTCCAAAATTGCTGGTGAGTTGGCGTAACCATACTGCAAATCCTCATGAGGACCGATTGGTTCGCTGGTTGCTGTTATTGGAAGCGGCCGACAATGAAGAAATCCGCAACGAATTGGAGGAAATTGCGATGAAGGACCCCGTGATGAAGGAAGCATTTGAGAAGTGGGAAGACATCAGCCGTGACCCCCATGCACTGGCAGAGTATCATTCGAGGCGCATGGCGATACTGGATGAAGCTGCTGCAATTCGGAAGCTGAGTTACGTGAACAAAGAGCACGTGAAGAAGGAGAACGATTGA
- the fdhD gene encoding formate dehydrogenase accessory sulfurtransferase FdhD: MSSVPAEPNHDMPQRMEKPVVQFRDGAFVETTDAIASEYALTIFVNENELATIVCTPTHMEELVVGFLASEGIIRRADQIESLAISRFMGTARVTTKHKVTFNQEFYNKRYIASCCGKGRQSFYFHNDAVTAKHVDDDVQLTADQVFAVLDAMDEEATLFHETGGVHMAALCRPGELVLARTDIGRHNALDKIFGHVLQQEIPLAGTVIAFSGRISSEVLLKVAKIGVGIVVARSAPTALAIDMADELGITAVGFVRGRSFNVYTHPWRIRQ, from the coding sequence ATGAGTTCAGTGCCCGCAGAACCGAATCACGACATGCCGCAGCGCATGGAAAAGCCGGTTGTGCAGTTTCGAGATGGCGCTTTCGTAGAGACGACGGATGCGATTGCATCCGAGTATGCCCTCACTATTTTTGTGAACGAAAATGAGTTGGCGACTATCGTTTGCACACCGACGCATATGGAAGAACTGGTTGTGGGATTTCTGGCGTCTGAAGGCATTATCCGCCGGGCCGACCAGATTGAGTCGCTTGCTATCAGTCGCTTTATGGGCACTGCACGGGTGACGACGAAGCACAAGGTGACATTCAACCAGGAGTTTTACAACAAACGCTATATCGCTTCGTGCTGCGGAAAGGGACGGCAGAGCTTCTATTTTCACAACGATGCTGTCACCGCCAAGCATGTCGATGACGATGTACAACTGACTGCAGATCAGGTATTTGCCGTGCTTGACGCCATGGACGAAGAAGCGACGCTCTTTCACGAGACAGGTGGCGTACACATGGCGGCGCTTTGCAGGCCGGGTGAACTCGTTTTGGCGCGCACGGATATTGGCCGTCACAACGCACTCGATAAGATCTTTGGCCATGTGTTGCAGCAAGAGATTCCGTTGGCAGGCACCGTCATCGCCTTTAGTGGACGCATTTCTTCCGAGGTACTCTTGAAAGTGGCGAAAATCGGTGTCGGTATTGTTGTGGCGAGGTCTGCACCGACCGCGCTCGCCATTGACATGGCTGATGAGCTCGGTATCACTGCGGTCGGGTTCGTTCGCGGCCGTTCATTTAACGTCTATACGCACCCTTGGCGCATTCGTCAGTAA
- the bioB gene encoding biotin synthase BioB: MKNTTARNWLELAEQVNQGYEISYDEALEILREPDYRVLDLLSAAFLIRRKYFGTKMKLNMIVNAKSGMCPEDCFYCSQSAISTAPIEKYPLLSKEVIFAGAQEAQRRKAGTYCIVMSGRRPSNREIDQVADAVREIRATSDLKICCCLGFLSPEHASKLADAGVHRYNHNLNTNRENYENICSTHTYSDRLDTVGHVKSAGISPCSGVIFGMGETEEGRVDMAFALKALDADSIPCNFLNPIKGTPLSDRHELTPNTCLKILAMMRFVNPSKEIRIAGGREVNLRHLQPLGLYAANSIFVGDYLTTEGQLPEADWNMIQDLGFEIEESAL, translated from the coding sequence TTGAAAAATACAACTGCGAGAAACTGGTTAGAGCTAGCTGAGCAAGTGAACCAAGGGTACGAGATTTCTTATGACGAAGCGCTCGAAATACTGCGCGAGCCTGATTATCGGGTTCTTGATCTCCTGAGCGCAGCATTTTTGATTCGACGCAAGTACTTTGGCACAAAGATGAAATTGAACATGATTGTCAATGCGAAGTCGGGGATGTGTCCAGAGGACTGTTTTTATTGTTCTCAATCTGCCATTTCCACCGCTCCTATCGAAAAATATCCACTCCTGTCTAAAGAAGTTATTTTTGCAGGTGCGCAAGAGGCGCAGCGCCGCAAAGCAGGTACATATTGCATCGTGATGTCCGGGAGACGCCCGTCGAATCGCGAAATTGATCAAGTCGCTGACGCGGTGCGTGAAATTCGCGCCACGAGTGATTTGAAAATTTGTTGTTGTCTAGGGTTTCTCAGTCCAGAGCATGCGTCAAAACTGGCGGACGCCGGTGTTCATCGCTACAATCACAACCTCAATACGAATCGGGAGAACTATGAAAACATCTGTTCAACCCATACCTATTCTGATCGTCTGGATACTGTGGGACATGTGAAATCTGCCGGGATTTCACCGTGCTCCGGTGTCATCTTTGGCATGGGGGAAACGGAAGAGGGACGCGTGGATATGGCCTTCGCGCTGAAGGCGCTTGACGCCGATTCGATTCCTTGCAACTTCTTAAACCCAATTAAAGGAACTCCACTATCGGATCGCCACGAGTTAACGCCGAATACTTGTCTGAAAATCCTTGCCATGATGCGCTTCGTGAATCCATCCAAGGAGATACGCATTGCAGGTGGACGCGAGGTGAACTTGCGTCATCTACAGCCGCTCGGCTTATATGCTGCCAATTCCATTTTTGTCGGTGATTATCTCACAACAGAGGGGCAATTGCCGGAAGCCGATTGGAACATGATTCAAGACCTCGGATTTGAGATAGAGGAATCCGCACTTTAG
- a CDS encoding VOC family protein, whose protein sequence is MEKAFDHLGIAVRNIDETLPFYLHVLGGVLMDRYTAETKGVEVHVAAIRVGDMHVELLEPTNRESPIARFMRQKGQGVHHVAYRVPNLEQAIEEAKREGVRFYEETLRINARGRRLIYMHMASTSGTLIELCEYP, encoded by the coding sequence ATGGAGAAAGCGTTTGACCATCTCGGAATTGCCGTGCGGAATATTGACGAGACCCTTCCATTCTACCTTCACGTACTAGGTGGGGTATTGATGGATAGATACACTGCTGAGACCAAAGGAGTCGAGGTTCATGTTGCCGCCATTCGGGTTGGCGACATGCATGTGGAATTACTCGAGCCAACAAATCGCGAATCACCCATTGCCCGATTTATGAGACAGAAAGGACAGGGGGTTCATCATGTGGCGTATCGTGTGCCAAACCTAGAACAAGCTATTGAAGAAGCAAAACGAGAAGGCGTACGTTTTTACGAGGAAACGTTACGGATAAACGCACGAGGGCGTCGACTCATCTACATGCATATGGCCTCAACGTCCGGCACCCTAATTGAGCTGTGCGAATATCCTTAA
- a CDS encoding IS1380 family transposase — translation MKQYNHTRSQFARKSSTIHTRYDLNAATSFGGASGLIDFVLGTGIDREFWVHGLRKGRNTQFHMDDIALTVIFGSLLGQERIFHFEDIEQDPLLKLKLDVPKLPDTTLLYKDLKRLGSDAGIKAIRSAHRQILRSLLPKGQGIVVDIDSSVETVYGAQQQSAVGYNPHHHGRASFHPLLAFDSLTGCCLYDELRSGDAHTSDGFADFYKAMKDQLPDGVNIRAVRMDKGFTGEKVFQILEQDQRDYVIKLKWTKRLAQLAQAPNLLWHCITESDREHCDVTSIMYQATSWDRPRRVVIVRRLDIDPQECLCADWLWEYEAIATTFDWSGEDVWHFYNFRGNAENHIKEAKYGFAIDRFSSQNFDANKALQGLKLLAYNLLLLYKHVALQPGVRQWTAGRLRRRLFHLPGILVRHARQWSIRLPVYAKHRSLIMLHAAT, via the coding sequence GTGAAACAATATAATCATACACGAAGTCAGTTTGCTCGTAAAAGCTCTACAATTCATACTCGCTACGATTTGAATGCCGCCACCTCCTTTGGCGGTGCAAGTGGTCTCATAGATTTCGTTTTGGGAACGGGTATTGACAGGGAGTTTTGGGTACATGGATTACGCAAGGGCAGAAACACCCAGTTCCACATGGACGATATTGCTCTGACCGTCATTTTCGGTTCCTTGCTGGGTCAGGAACGGATTTTCCACTTTGAGGACATCGAACAAGATCCCCTGTTGAAGCTGAAGTTGGACGTGCCGAAACTGCCTGATACGACTCTGTTGTATAAGGATCTGAAGCGGCTCGGTTCCGACGCTGGCATCAAAGCGATACGTTCGGCGCATAGACAAATCCTAAGGTCACTTCTCCCCAAAGGACAAGGCATCGTGGTCGATATCGACTCCTCTGTAGAGACTGTTTATGGCGCGCAGCAACAGTCCGCTGTTGGATATAATCCACACCATCACGGACGAGCGAGTTTCCATCCCTTGCTGGCGTTTGATTCACTCACTGGTTGTTGTCTCTATGATGAGTTGCGCTCTGGTGACGCCCATACATCAGATGGATTTGCGGATTTCTACAAGGCGATGAAAGACCAGTTGCCGGATGGCGTCAACATTCGTGCCGTCCGCATGGATAAAGGGTTTACCGGAGAAAAAGTGTTTCAGATATTGGAGCAAGATCAGCGGGATTACGTCATCAAACTGAAGTGGACCAAGCGACTCGCACAGTTGGCGCAAGCGCCAAATCTCCTCTGGCACTGCATCACAGAGAGTGACCGGGAACATTGTGACGTTACTTCCATCATGTATCAGGCAACATCCTGGGACAGGCCTCGGCGGGTCGTGATTGTGCGTCGCTTAGACATTGACCCCCAGGAGTGCCTGTGTGCGGATTGGCTCTGGGAATACGAGGCGATTGCCACAACGTTTGACTGGAGCGGCGAGGATGTATGGCACTTCTATAACTTTCGTGGTAACGCTGAGAATCACATCAAGGAAGCCAAATATGGATTTGCCATTGACCGATTCTCCAGCCAGAATTTCGATGCCAACAAAGCGCTGCAAGGTCTAAAGCTACTTGCGTATAATCTACTCCTGCTGTACAAGCACGTCGCGCTTCAACCAGGGGTGCGACAGTGGACCGCCGGACGGCTCAGACGAAGACTATTCCATCTACCTGGGATTCTAGTGCGTCATGCACGCCAGTGGAGCATTCGTCTTCCCGTGTATGCAAAGCATCGGTCGTTGATCATGCTTCATGCCGCCACGTAG